A genomic window from Diospyros lotus cultivar Yz01 chromosome 2, ASM1463336v1, whole genome shotgun sequence includes:
- the LOC127795998 gene encoding uncharacterized protein LOC127795998, with translation MMTTNIAESLNKCMMKACRLPITSAHEFLRHMLQKWFSDRRAAAARLETIVTSAAVAHVNLAHAKTLDRGCRVVPIIQGNKYLVQHAKEGDGIVDIVASTCSCRKWDIDQMPCLHAIAASSFMRVHYHMLCHSYYTADWVRRAYALPINPLPNKATWVLPAYVRQIVILPPVQRRQPGRPRNGRIPSMGEARRRKKCGKCGELGHNSLGCPNEWTSSIGESSTDTTSESRDAARASARASRKCSICKETGHTRRRCPIQLSIPGDDNIVNDENNQ, from the exons atgatgaccaccaacattgccgagtctctcaataaatgcatgatgaaagcatgtcggttgcctataacaagtgcacatgaatttttgagacatatgctTCAGAAATGGTTTAGTGATAGACGTGCTGCAGCTGCCAGACTCGAAACCATTGTGACCTCCGCTGCAGTGGCACATGTTAACTTGGCGCATGCCAAAACATTAGATCGAGGATGTCGTGTAGTTCCTATAATACAAGGGAACAAATACCTCGTGCAACATGCAAAGGAAGGCGATGGGATAGTTGACATTGTTGCGAGTACATGCAGTTGTCGCAAGTGGGACATTGATCAAATGCCATGTCTTCATGCAATTGCTGCTAGCAG TTTCATGAGGGTGCACTACCATATGCTTTGCCATTCATATTACACTGCAGATTGGGTCAGACGCGCATATGCACTTCCCATCAATCCTCTCCCTAACAAGGCCACTTGGGTTCTTCCAGCGTACGTCAGACAGATAGTTATACTCCCACCTGTGCAAAGACGACAACCGGGTAGACCGAGAAATGGTCGGATTCCTTCCATGGGGGAAGCTCgtcgaagaaaaaaatgtggaaaatgcggTGAACTAGGACACAACAGTCTTGGTTGCCCTAATGAATGGACTTCCTCCATTGGAGAGTCGAGCACAGACACTACTTCAGAATCCAGGGACGCTGCTAGGGCCTCTGCAAGGGCAAGCCGGAAATGCAGCATTTGCAAAGAGACTGGACACACTCGTCGTCGGTGCCCTATACAGTTGTCAATTCCAGGTGATGATAATATTGTCAATGATGAAAACAATCAATAG
- the LOC127794016 gene encoding serine carboxypeptidase-like 45 isoform X1 — MHCQAWTAMAMAAFVLQLCSLSQADKIYRLPGQPLVGFNQFSGYVTVDGKNQKSLFYYFVEAEMDPASKPLVLWLNGGPGCSSLGVGAFSENGPFRPSGQVLVRNECSWNKEANMLYLETPIGVGFSYSTDTSSYVAVNDESTARDNLVFLQRWFNKFPQYRHRDLFITGESYAGHYIPQLAKMMIEFNRKEKFFNLKGVALGNPVLEFATDLNSRAEFLWSHGLLSDSTYRLFTSACNYSRYVSEYYRSSVSPICSKVMSQVSRETSRFVDKYDVTLDVCIPSVLSQSKIIAPQVGLPYSMIHCSSFIIYRIHWFDAPFNTLPYLQQVGEKIDVCVEDETVNYLNRKDVQTALHARLVGVRGWSVCSDILEYELLDVEMPTISLVGLLLKSGVRVLVYSGDQDSVIPLTGSRTLVHGLANKLGLNTTAPYRVWFAGQQVGGWTEVYGNILSFATIRGASHEAPFSQPERSLVLFQSFLQGRPLPRGF; from the exons ATGCATTGCCAAGCTTGGACAGCCATGGCAATGGCTGCTTTTGTGCTTCAGCTTTGCTCTTTATCTCAGGCTGACAAGATTTATCGGTTGCCTGGGCAGCCTCTTGTGGGTTTCAACCAGTTCTCAGGCTATGTCACTGTGGATGGAAAGAATCAGAAGTCTCTCTTCTACTACTTTGTGGAGGCAGAAATGGATCCGGCTTCGAAGCCTCTAGTTCTTTGGTTGAATGGAG GGCCTGGTTGTTCTTCTTTGGGAGTGGGGGCATTCTCTGAAAATGGTCCTTTCAGACCCAGCGGCCAGGTTCTGGTTAGAAATGAGTGTAGCTGGAATAAAG AAGCAAATATGCTGTATTTAGAGACACCAATTGGAGTGGGATTCTCTTATTCTACTGATACCTCCTCCTATGTGGCTGTAAATGATGAATCAACTG CCAGAGATAACCTTGTCTTTTTGCAAAGATGGTTCAACAAGTTCCCCCAATACCGCCATAGAGATCTCTTTATCACAGGAGAAAGCTATGCAG GTCACTATATTCCTCAGCTAGCAAAAATGATGATTGAATTCAATCGGAAGGAAAAGTTTTTCAATTTGAAAGGAGTTGCT CTGGGCAATCCTGTTCTAGAATTTGCCACCGACTTGAATTCAAGGGCCGAGTTCTTGTGGTCTCATGGGTTATTATCTGATTCGACGTATAGACTTTTCACTTCTGCCTGTAATTACTCGCGGTACGTGAGTGAGTATTACAGAAGCTCGGTTTCACCCATTTGCTCGAAGGTTATGAGCCAAGTGAGCAGAGAAACCAGTAGATTTGTGGACAAATATGATGTAACTCTTGATGTCTGCATTCCATCTGTGCTGTCGCAGTCTAAGATTATCGCTCCACAAGTTGGTCTTCCGTACTCAATGATCCATTGCTCTTCGTTTATAATCTATAGAATTCATTGGTTTGATGCCCCTTTTAATACCTTGCCTTATCTGCAGCAAGTTGGTGAGAAGATAGATGtatgtgtagaagatgaaactgTCAATTATTTGAACAGGAAAGATGTGCAGACGGCGTTACATGCCCGGCTAGTTGGTGTACGTGGATGGTCTGTTTGTAGTGA CATTCTGGAATACGAGCTGCTTGATGTGGAGATGCCTACTATCTCTTTAGTTGGGTTACTTCTCAAGAGTGGAGTTCGAGTCTTGGTTTACAG TGGCGATCAAGATTCCGTCATTCCACTCACTGGAAGCCGCACCTTGGTCCATGGACTCGCAAATAAACTGGGGTTGAACACAACTGCACCATATAGAGTCTGGTTCGCCGGGCAACAG GTTGGTGGATGGACTGAAGTCTATGGCAACATCCTCTCGTTCGCCACCATTAGAGGCGCGTCTCATGAAGCTCCTTTCTCGCAGCCGGAGAGATCGCTGGTACTGTTCCAGTCGTTTCTACAGGGACGGCCTCTGCCGCGAGGGTTCTAA
- the LOC127794016 gene encoding serine carboxypeptidase-like 45 isoform X2 — protein sequence MHCQAWTAMAMAAFVLQLCSLSQADKIYRLPGQPLVGFNQFSGYVTVDGKNQKSLFYYFVEAEMDPASKPLVLWLNGGPGCSSLGVGAFSENGPFRPSGQVLVRNECSWNKEANMLYLETPIGVGFSYSTDTSSYVAVNDESTARDNLVFLQRWFNKFPQYRHRDLFITGESYAGHYIPQLAKMMIEFNRKEKFFNLKGVALGNPVLEFATDLNSRAEFLWSHGLLSDSTYRLFTSACNYSRYVSEYYRSSVSPICSKVMSQVSRETSRFVDKYDVTLDVCIPSVLSQSKIIAPQQVGEKIDVCVEDETVNYLNRKDVQTALHARLVGVRGWSVCSDILEYELLDVEMPTISLVGLLLKSGVRVLVYSGDQDSVIPLTGSRTLVHGLANKLGLNTTAPYRVWFAGQQVGGWTEVYGNILSFATIRGASHEAPFSQPERSLVLFQSFLQGRPLPRGF from the exons ATGCATTGCCAAGCTTGGACAGCCATGGCAATGGCTGCTTTTGTGCTTCAGCTTTGCTCTTTATCTCAGGCTGACAAGATTTATCGGTTGCCTGGGCAGCCTCTTGTGGGTTTCAACCAGTTCTCAGGCTATGTCACTGTGGATGGAAAGAATCAGAAGTCTCTCTTCTACTACTTTGTGGAGGCAGAAATGGATCCGGCTTCGAAGCCTCTAGTTCTTTGGTTGAATGGAG GGCCTGGTTGTTCTTCTTTGGGAGTGGGGGCATTCTCTGAAAATGGTCCTTTCAGACCCAGCGGCCAGGTTCTGGTTAGAAATGAGTGTAGCTGGAATAAAG AAGCAAATATGCTGTATTTAGAGACACCAATTGGAGTGGGATTCTCTTATTCTACTGATACCTCCTCCTATGTGGCTGTAAATGATGAATCAACTG CCAGAGATAACCTTGTCTTTTTGCAAAGATGGTTCAACAAGTTCCCCCAATACCGCCATAGAGATCTCTTTATCACAGGAGAAAGCTATGCAG GTCACTATATTCCTCAGCTAGCAAAAATGATGATTGAATTCAATCGGAAGGAAAAGTTTTTCAATTTGAAAGGAGTTGCT CTGGGCAATCCTGTTCTAGAATTTGCCACCGACTTGAATTCAAGGGCCGAGTTCTTGTGGTCTCATGGGTTATTATCTGATTCGACGTATAGACTTTTCACTTCTGCCTGTAATTACTCGCGGTACGTGAGTGAGTATTACAGAAGCTCGGTTTCACCCATTTGCTCGAAGGTTATGAGCCAAGTGAGCAGAGAAACCAGTAGATTTGTGGACAAATATGATGTAACTCTTGATGTCTGCATTCCATCTGTGCTGTCGCAGTCTAAGATTATCGCTCCACAA CAAGTTGGTGAGAAGATAGATGtatgtgtagaagatgaaactgTCAATTATTTGAACAGGAAAGATGTGCAGACGGCGTTACATGCCCGGCTAGTTGGTGTACGTGGATGGTCTGTTTGTAGTGA CATTCTGGAATACGAGCTGCTTGATGTGGAGATGCCTACTATCTCTTTAGTTGGGTTACTTCTCAAGAGTGGAGTTCGAGTCTTGGTTTACAG TGGCGATCAAGATTCCGTCATTCCACTCACTGGAAGCCGCACCTTGGTCCATGGACTCGCAAATAAACTGGGGTTGAACACAACTGCACCATATAGAGTCTGGTTCGCCGGGCAACAG GTTGGTGGATGGACTGAAGTCTATGGCAACATCCTCTCGTTCGCCACCATTAGAGGCGCGTCTCATGAAGCTCCTTTCTCGCAGCCGGAGAGATCGCTGGTACTGTTCCAGTCGTTTCTACAGGGACGGCCTCTGCCGCGAGGGTTCTAA
- the LOC127794387 gene encoding coiled-coil domain-containing protein SCD2-like isoform X3, with the protein MDRRRTGSPVYSRQWSGGSSSTGSSSPARSPAHPHSRLPPGTGYSTIKRSQNVAAKAAAQRLAQVMASQTVDDEDEEDDLGFRFLGPTPPFSSNVNSNSNVPPASLAKPNRSPSPALGRNFMEHTPSVRSTSAGRPSMSVRSTIIVPPSRGSLKTQVSLPPLEPPSTRPREKRFASDVGRTNLKDAGNQREASALRDELDMLQEENEILLDKLRRAEQKREESEARGRELEKQVAALGEGVSLEAKLLSRKEAALRQREAALKTAKASKDGREDEIAALRVEIENLKDDAASAVEQLREAESEAKALRSMTQRMILTHEEMEEVVLKRCWLARYWGLAVQHGICADIAVSKHELWSSLAPLPFEVVISAGQKAKELSWTSGAAEEDSDRSKLVRDLNDLTGEGNIESMLSVEMGLRELASLKVEDAAVLAFAECRRPNLSRQLHSELSPEESEDVLFKQAWLIYFWRRAKAYGVEQDIAEERLQFWISRSAQSPTTHDAVDVERGLTELRKLGIEQQLWEASRKEIEQPSTASVANGKVVAESETFS; encoded by the exons ATGGATCGGAGAAGGACGGGCAGTCCGGTGTACTCGAGGCAGTGGAGCGGCGGATCGAGCAGCACGGGGTCGTCGTCTCCGGCGAGGTCGCCTGCGCATCCGCACTCGAGGCTGCCGCCGGGGACGGGGTACTCCACGATTAAGAGGAGTCAGAACGTGGCCGCCAAGGCGGCCGCGCAGCGCTTGGCGCAGGTCATGGCTTCGCAGACGGTTGATGACGAAGACGAAGAGGACGATCTAGGGTTTCGATTCCTTGGCCCGACTCCCCCCTTTTCGAGCAATGTTAATAGTAATAGTAACGTGCCTCCTGCTTCTCTTGCTAAGCCTAATAGATCTCCGTCGCCTGCG TTAGGTCGGAACTTTATGGAGCATACACCTTCAGTTCGTTCCACTTCAGCTGGAAGACCTTCAATGTCAGTTCGTTCAACTATAATAGTGCCACCTAGTCGAGGATCGCTGAAAACACAGGTTTCACTTCCACCATTGGAACCTCCTAGCACTAGACCAAGAGAGAAGAG GTTTGCCTCAGATGTTGGGCGGACTAATTTGAAAGATGCAGGAAATCAGCGGGAGGCTTCTGCGCTTAGAGATGAA CTTGACATGCTACAGGAGGAGAATGAGATTCTCCTTGATAAA CTTCGCCGTGCAGAACAAAAGCGTGAAGAATCAGAGGCCAGAGGCAGGGAACTAGAGAAACAG GTTGCTGCTCTTGGAGAAGGTGtatcactggaagctaaattgttGAGCAG GAAGGAAGCAGCATTGCGTCAACGAGAG GCTGCCCTGAAAACAGCAAAAGCATCAAAGGATGGGAGAGAGGATGAAATTGCAGCACTTCGTGTAGAAATTGAG AACTTAAAAGATGATGCTGCAAGTGCTGTTGAACAACTTCGAGAGGCAGAATCTGAAGCAAAGGCTCTTCGCTCAATGACGCAGAGAATGATTCTGACTCATGAAGAGATG GAGGAGGTCGTTTTGAAGAGGTGCTGGCTTGCTCGATACTGGGGCTTGGCTGTACAGCATG GCATATGTGCAGACATAGCTGTCTCCAAGCATGAGCTTTGGTCATCTCTGGCACCACTTCCTTTTGAAGTTGTAATTTCTGCTGGACAAAAAGCTAAGGAGTTGTCTTGGACTAGTG GAGCAGCTGAAGAGGATTCAGATAGGAGTAAACTTGTTCGTGACCTGAATGACCTAACTGGAGAAGGCAATATTGAAAGCATGCTTTCAGTTGAAATGGGCCTAAGAGAACTAGCTTCCTTGAAG GTTGAGGATGCAGCTGTGCTTGCATTTGCTGAGTGCCGACGTCCAAATTTGTCTCGACAATTGCACTCAG AACTAAGCCCAGAGGAGTCAGAAGATGTTCTTTTCAAGCAG GCTTGGCTGATCTACTTCTGGAGACGAGCCAAAGCTTATGGTGTAGAACAGGATATTGCAGAAGAACGACTTCAATTTTGGATAAGCCGGAGTGCTCAGTCTCCAACAACACATGATGCCGTTGATG TTGAGCGGGGTTTGACAGAGCTGAGGAAATTGGGAATAGAACAGCAACTGTGGGAAGCATCCCGTAAGGAAATTGAGCAACCGTCTACGGCCTCAGTTGCTAATGGCAAAGTCGTTGCAGAATCGGAGACATTTTCATAG
- the LOC127794387 gene encoding coiled-coil domain-containing protein SCD2-like isoform X2 gives MDRRRTGSPVYSRQWSGGSSSTGSSSPARSPAHPHSRLPPGTGYSTIKRSQNVAAKAAAQRLAQVMASQTVDDEDEEDDLGFRFLGPTPPFSSNVNSNSNVPPASLAKPNRSPSPALGRNFMEHTPSVRSTSAGRPSMSVRSTIIVPPSRGSLKTQVSLPPLEPPSTRPREKRFASDVGRTNLKDAGNQREASALRDELDMLQEENEILLDKLRRAEQKREESEARGRELEKQVAALGEGVSLEAKLLSRKEAALRQREAALKTAKASKDGREDEIAALRVEIENLKDDAASAVEQLREAESEAKALRSMTQRMILTHEEMEEVVLKRCWLARYWGLAVQHGICADIAVSKHELWSSLAPLPFEVVISAGQKAKELSWTTAEEDSDRSKLVRDLNDLTGEGNIESMLSVEMGLRELASLKVEDAAVLAFAECRRPNLSRQLHSDPKLSADPKFMEAFELSPEESEDVLFKQAWLIYFWRRAKAYGVEQDIAEERLQFWISRSAQSPTTHDAVDVERGLTELRKLGIEQQLWEASRKEIEQPSTASVANGKVVAESETFS, from the exons ATGGATCGGAGAAGGACGGGCAGTCCGGTGTACTCGAGGCAGTGGAGCGGCGGATCGAGCAGCACGGGGTCGTCGTCTCCGGCGAGGTCGCCTGCGCATCCGCACTCGAGGCTGCCGCCGGGGACGGGGTACTCCACGATTAAGAGGAGTCAGAACGTGGCCGCCAAGGCGGCCGCGCAGCGCTTGGCGCAGGTCATGGCTTCGCAGACGGTTGATGACGAAGACGAAGAGGACGATCTAGGGTTTCGATTCCTTGGCCCGACTCCCCCCTTTTCGAGCAATGTTAATAGTAATAGTAACGTGCCTCCTGCTTCTCTTGCTAAGCCTAATAGATCTCCGTCGCCTGCG TTAGGTCGGAACTTTATGGAGCATACACCTTCAGTTCGTTCCACTTCAGCTGGAAGACCTTCAATGTCAGTTCGTTCAACTATAATAGTGCCACCTAGTCGAGGATCGCTGAAAACACAGGTTTCACTTCCACCATTGGAACCTCCTAGCACTAGACCAAGAGAGAAGAG GTTTGCCTCAGATGTTGGGCGGACTAATTTGAAAGATGCAGGAAATCAGCGGGAGGCTTCTGCGCTTAGAGATGAA CTTGACATGCTACAGGAGGAGAATGAGATTCTCCTTGATAAA CTTCGCCGTGCAGAACAAAAGCGTGAAGAATCAGAGGCCAGAGGCAGGGAACTAGAGAAACAG GTTGCTGCTCTTGGAGAAGGTGtatcactggaagctaaattgttGAGCAG GAAGGAAGCAGCATTGCGTCAACGAGAG GCTGCCCTGAAAACAGCAAAAGCATCAAAGGATGGGAGAGAGGATGAAATTGCAGCACTTCGTGTAGAAATTGAG AACTTAAAAGATGATGCTGCAAGTGCTGTTGAACAACTTCGAGAGGCAGAATCTGAAGCAAAGGCTCTTCGCTCAATGACGCAGAGAATGATTCTGACTCATGAAGAGATG GAGGAGGTCGTTTTGAAGAGGTGCTGGCTTGCTCGATACTGGGGCTTGGCTGTACAGCATG GCATATGTGCAGACATAGCTGTCTCCAAGCATGAGCTTTGGTCATCTCTGGCACCACTTCCTTTTGAAGTTGTAATTTCTGCTGGACAAAAAGCTAAGGAGTTGTCTTGGACTA CAGCTGAAGAGGATTCAGATAGGAGTAAACTTGTTCGTGACCTGAATGACCTAACTGGAGAAGGCAATATTGAAAGCATGCTTTCAGTTGAAATGGGCCTAAGAGAACTAGCTTCCTTGAAG GTTGAGGATGCAGCTGTGCTTGCATTTGCTGAGTGCCGACGTCCAAATTTGTCTCGACAATTGCACTCAG ATCCAAAATTATCAGCCGATCCCAAGTTCATGGAGGCATTTG AACTAAGCCCAGAGGAGTCAGAAGATGTTCTTTTCAAGCAG GCTTGGCTGATCTACTTCTGGAGACGAGCCAAAGCTTATGGTGTAGAACAGGATATTGCAGAAGAACGACTTCAATTTTGGATAAGCCGGAGTGCTCAGTCTCCAACAACACATGATGCCGTTGATG TTGAGCGGGGTTTGACAGAGCTGAGGAAATTGGGAATAGAACAGCAACTGTGGGAAGCATCCCGTAAGGAAATTGAGCAACCGTCTACGGCCTCAGTTGCTAATGGCAAAGTCGTTGCAGAATCGGAGACATTTTCATAG
- the LOC127794387 gene encoding coiled-coil domain-containing protein SCD2-like isoform X1: MDRRRTGSPVYSRQWSGGSSSTGSSSPARSPAHPHSRLPPGTGYSTIKRSQNVAAKAAAQRLAQVMASQTVDDEDEEDDLGFRFLGPTPPFSSNVNSNSNVPPASLAKPNRSPSPALGRNFMEHTPSVRSTSAGRPSMSVRSTIIVPPSRGSLKTQVSLPPLEPPSTRPREKRFASDVGRTNLKDAGNQREASALRDELDMLQEENEILLDKLRRAEQKREESEARGRELEKQVAALGEGVSLEAKLLSRKEAALRQREAALKTAKASKDGREDEIAALRVEIENLKDDAASAVEQLREAESEAKALRSMTQRMILTHEEMEEVVLKRCWLARYWGLAVQHGICADIAVSKHELWSSLAPLPFEVVISAGQKAKELSWTSGAAEEDSDRSKLVRDLNDLTGEGNIESMLSVEMGLRELASLKVEDAAVLAFAECRRPNLSRQLHSDPKLSADPKFMEAFELSPEESEDVLFKQAWLIYFWRRAKAYGVEQDIAEERLQFWISRSAQSPTTHDAVDVERGLTELRKLGIEQQLWEASRKEIEQPSTASVANGKVVAESETFS, encoded by the exons ATGGATCGGAGAAGGACGGGCAGTCCGGTGTACTCGAGGCAGTGGAGCGGCGGATCGAGCAGCACGGGGTCGTCGTCTCCGGCGAGGTCGCCTGCGCATCCGCACTCGAGGCTGCCGCCGGGGACGGGGTACTCCACGATTAAGAGGAGTCAGAACGTGGCCGCCAAGGCGGCCGCGCAGCGCTTGGCGCAGGTCATGGCTTCGCAGACGGTTGATGACGAAGACGAAGAGGACGATCTAGGGTTTCGATTCCTTGGCCCGACTCCCCCCTTTTCGAGCAATGTTAATAGTAATAGTAACGTGCCTCCTGCTTCTCTTGCTAAGCCTAATAGATCTCCGTCGCCTGCG TTAGGTCGGAACTTTATGGAGCATACACCTTCAGTTCGTTCCACTTCAGCTGGAAGACCTTCAATGTCAGTTCGTTCAACTATAATAGTGCCACCTAGTCGAGGATCGCTGAAAACACAGGTTTCACTTCCACCATTGGAACCTCCTAGCACTAGACCAAGAGAGAAGAG GTTTGCCTCAGATGTTGGGCGGACTAATTTGAAAGATGCAGGAAATCAGCGGGAGGCTTCTGCGCTTAGAGATGAA CTTGACATGCTACAGGAGGAGAATGAGATTCTCCTTGATAAA CTTCGCCGTGCAGAACAAAAGCGTGAAGAATCAGAGGCCAGAGGCAGGGAACTAGAGAAACAG GTTGCTGCTCTTGGAGAAGGTGtatcactggaagctaaattgttGAGCAG GAAGGAAGCAGCATTGCGTCAACGAGAG GCTGCCCTGAAAACAGCAAAAGCATCAAAGGATGGGAGAGAGGATGAAATTGCAGCACTTCGTGTAGAAATTGAG AACTTAAAAGATGATGCTGCAAGTGCTGTTGAACAACTTCGAGAGGCAGAATCTGAAGCAAAGGCTCTTCGCTCAATGACGCAGAGAATGATTCTGACTCATGAAGAGATG GAGGAGGTCGTTTTGAAGAGGTGCTGGCTTGCTCGATACTGGGGCTTGGCTGTACAGCATG GCATATGTGCAGACATAGCTGTCTCCAAGCATGAGCTTTGGTCATCTCTGGCACCACTTCCTTTTGAAGTTGTAATTTCTGCTGGACAAAAAGCTAAGGAGTTGTCTTGGACTAGTG GAGCAGCTGAAGAGGATTCAGATAGGAGTAAACTTGTTCGTGACCTGAATGACCTAACTGGAGAAGGCAATATTGAAAGCATGCTTTCAGTTGAAATGGGCCTAAGAGAACTAGCTTCCTTGAAG GTTGAGGATGCAGCTGTGCTTGCATTTGCTGAGTGCCGACGTCCAAATTTGTCTCGACAATTGCACTCAG ATCCAAAATTATCAGCCGATCCCAAGTTCATGGAGGCATTTG AACTAAGCCCAGAGGAGTCAGAAGATGTTCTTTTCAAGCAG GCTTGGCTGATCTACTTCTGGAGACGAGCCAAAGCTTATGGTGTAGAACAGGATATTGCAGAAGAACGACTTCAATTTTGGATAAGCCGGAGTGCTCAGTCTCCAACAACACATGATGCCGTTGATG TTGAGCGGGGTTTGACAGAGCTGAGGAAATTGGGAATAGAACAGCAACTGTGGGAAGCATCCCGTAAGGAAATTGAGCAACCGTCTACGGCCTCAGTTGCTAATGGCAAAGTCGTTGCAGAATCGGAGACATTTTCATAG
- the LOC127794387 gene encoding coiled-coil domain-containing protein SCD2-like isoform X4 → MEHTPSVRSTSAGRPSMSVRSTIIVPPSRGSLKTQVSLPPLEPPSTRPREKRFASDVGRTNLKDAGNQREASALRDELDMLQEENEILLDKLRRAEQKREESEARGRELEKQVAALGEGVSLEAKLLSRKEAALRQREAALKTAKASKDGREDEIAALRVEIENLKDDAASAVEQLREAESEAKALRSMTQRMILTHEEMEEVVLKRCWLARYWGLAVQHGICADIAVSKHELWSSLAPLPFEVVISAGQKAKELSWTSGAAEEDSDRSKLVRDLNDLTGEGNIESMLSVEMGLRELASLKVEDAAVLAFAECRRPNLSRQLHSDPKLSADPKFMEAFELSPEESEDVLFKQAWLIYFWRRAKAYGVEQDIAEERLQFWISRSAQSPTTHDAVDVERGLTELRKLGIEQQLWEASRKEIEQPSTASVANGKVVAESETFS, encoded by the exons ATGGAGCATACACCTTCAGTTCGTTCCACTTCAGCTGGAAGACCTTCAATGTCAGTTCGTTCAACTATAATAGTGCCACCTAGTCGAGGATCGCTGAAAACACAGGTTTCACTTCCACCATTGGAACCTCCTAGCACTAGACCAAGAGAGAAGAG GTTTGCCTCAGATGTTGGGCGGACTAATTTGAAAGATGCAGGAAATCAGCGGGAGGCTTCTGCGCTTAGAGATGAA CTTGACATGCTACAGGAGGAGAATGAGATTCTCCTTGATAAA CTTCGCCGTGCAGAACAAAAGCGTGAAGAATCAGAGGCCAGAGGCAGGGAACTAGAGAAACAG GTTGCTGCTCTTGGAGAAGGTGtatcactggaagctaaattgttGAGCAG GAAGGAAGCAGCATTGCGTCAACGAGAG GCTGCCCTGAAAACAGCAAAAGCATCAAAGGATGGGAGAGAGGATGAAATTGCAGCACTTCGTGTAGAAATTGAG AACTTAAAAGATGATGCTGCAAGTGCTGTTGAACAACTTCGAGAGGCAGAATCTGAAGCAAAGGCTCTTCGCTCAATGACGCAGAGAATGATTCTGACTCATGAAGAGATG GAGGAGGTCGTTTTGAAGAGGTGCTGGCTTGCTCGATACTGGGGCTTGGCTGTACAGCATG GCATATGTGCAGACATAGCTGTCTCCAAGCATGAGCTTTGGTCATCTCTGGCACCACTTCCTTTTGAAGTTGTAATTTCTGCTGGACAAAAAGCTAAGGAGTTGTCTTGGACTAGTG GAGCAGCTGAAGAGGATTCAGATAGGAGTAAACTTGTTCGTGACCTGAATGACCTAACTGGAGAAGGCAATATTGAAAGCATGCTTTCAGTTGAAATGGGCCTAAGAGAACTAGCTTCCTTGAAG GTTGAGGATGCAGCTGTGCTTGCATTTGCTGAGTGCCGACGTCCAAATTTGTCTCGACAATTGCACTCAG ATCCAAAATTATCAGCCGATCCCAAGTTCATGGAGGCATTTG AACTAAGCCCAGAGGAGTCAGAAGATGTTCTTTTCAAGCAG GCTTGGCTGATCTACTTCTGGAGACGAGCCAAAGCTTATGGTGTAGAACAGGATATTGCAGAAGAACGACTTCAATTTTGGATAAGCCGGAGTGCTCAGTCTCCAACAACACATGATGCCGTTGATG TTGAGCGGGGTTTGACAGAGCTGAGGAAATTGGGAATAGAACAGCAACTGTGGGAAGCATCCCGTAAGGAAATTGAGCAACCGTCTACGGCCTCAGTTGCTAATGGCAAAGTCGTTGCAGAATCGGAGACATTTTCATAG